The proteins below come from a single Aegilops tauschii subsp. strangulata cultivar AL8/78 chromosome 6, Aet v6.0, whole genome shotgun sequence genomic window:
- the LOC109742777 gene encoding uncharacterized protein: MEDRVKLAEIWVAHPSSSHPWTSGAAGGVLLDDAVWDVRIHFDARHNLDRKICSSDVTFLNLYALMQTQGYSFFDELYHMKNLGRGEERELGLELIDTNIKLQQLKKEYQHSLVLNLLVRATTPFVCQIEEDLVRSNYSNVCQRREENLATILHKPPVVYDLSEPAVLAVDQQGVVFHSQCTQESRNFSKGKLKAVMEEETLVEEGHNNSDDSEAAAYDSDNNPFCMEKYMIIEDTEIIEGNKLAEQEVEDEDSDEDSDEDSEEEQLHYEGDTEVEDLFDMEEEEEEQEKEDEVKVVATEEAPMQKPAKKRKKLAVRRGPTTRTHSSVLEEVQPDFIPSSDEEDDGLLFEDEDDGHEPLSFVLPRGRNQQQFRDALLSLHITQARDFRYHRNSDQRIIACCKQEHCQFCIVAAVIKGEKTFAIKKIRLEHTCPSSTETSRISAKWLAKTYESLFRSDPTTSIHTLIDNCNEKYGVDVPRHMAYRAKNPAVEAVLGEHKKQYPRLSDYAQTIMDTNPGSRVVVATVTPRPTTKIPHPGPRFHAMFFCINGAREGFLNGCRPFIGVDGCFIKLTTGAQILAATGRDGNNNIFPLAFAVVGQEDTANWCWFLQQLKICLGGEVGKFGPYTIMSDRQKNAGFRGEDLKKCMDNASYAYNQHKFNIAMNDLKNESVEAWKWLSGIPKHTWASHTFDTNCKTDLVVNNLSEVFNKYILDFRKKTY, encoded by the exons ATGGAGGACAGGGTGAAGCTGGCAGAGATATGGGTGGCCCACCCTAGCAGTAGCCATCCGTGGACCAGTGGAGCTGCTGGCGGCGTGCT TTTGGATGATGCTGTTTGGGATGTTCGGATTCATTTTGATGCACGACACAATCTGGATAGGAAGATATGCAGCTCAGATGTGACATTTCTGAACTTATATGCACTGATGCAGACACAAGGTTATTCCTTCTTTGATGAACTGTACCACATGAAGAATTTAGGCAGAGGAGAGGAAAGAGAGCTTGGGTTAGAGTTAATTGACACAAACATCAAACTGCAGCAACTTAAGAAGGAATATCAGCATAGTTTAGTTCTGAATTTGCTAGTGAGGGCAACAACACCTTTTGTATGTCAGATAGAAGAAGATTTAGTGAGATCAAACTACAGCAATGTCTGTCAGAGGAGAGAAGAAAATTTAGCAACTATATTGCATAAACCACCTGTTGTGTATGATCTCAGTGAGCCTGCAGTTCTTGCTGTTGATCAACAAGGTGTTGTTTTTCATAGTCAGTGCACACAAGAGAGCAGAAATTTCAGTAAGGGGAAGCTCAAAGCTGTAATGGAGGAAGAGACACTGGTAGAAGAGGGACATAATAACAGTGATGACTCTGAGGCTGCTGCATATGACAGTGATAACAATCCTTTCTGCATGGAGAAGTACATGATAATTGAAGACACAGAGATAATTGAGGGGAATAAACTAGCAGAGCAAGAAGTTGAAGATGAAGATTCAGATGAAGATTCAGATGAGGATTCAGAAGAGGAACAATTACATTATGAGGGTGACACTGAGGTTGAGGACTTGTTTgatatggaggaggaggaggaggagcaggagaaGGAGGATGAGGTCAAAGTTGTTGCAACAGAAGAAGCACCAATGCAAAAACCTGCAAAAAAGAGGAAGAAGCTGGCAGTTAGGAGAGGCCCTACTACTAGGACACATTCAAGTGTGTTGGAGGAGGTGCAACCTGATTTCATTCCTTCATCAGATGAAGAAGATGACGGGTTGCTGTTTGAGGATGAAGATGATGGACATGAGCCACTTTCATTTGTTCTGCCTAGAGGAAGA AATCAGCAGCAATTCAGAGATGCTTTGTTGAGCTTGCACATCACACAAGCCAGAGACTTCAGATATCACAGAAATTCAGACCAAAGGATCATTGCCTGTTGTAAGCAAGAGCACTGCCAGTTTTGCATAGTTGCTGCAGTTATCAAAGGGGAGAAGACTTTTGCTATCAAGAAAATAAGGCTGGAGCACACTTGCCCTAGCAGCACTGAGACATCTAGGATAAGTGCCAAGTGGCTTGCAAAGACCTATGAGTCATTGTTCAGGTCTGATCCAACCACCAGCATACACACTCTGATTGACAACTGCAATGAGAAGTATGGTGTTGATGTGCCAAGGCACATGGCCTATAGGGCCAAAAACCCTGCTGTGGAAGCTGTGCTAGGAGAGCACAAGAAGCAGTATCCCAGGCTTAGCGATTATGCTCAGACCATCATGGATACAAACCCTGGTAGTAGAGTTGTAGTTGCAACAGTTACTCCAAGACCAACTACAAAAATACCACATCCAGGACCAAGGTTTCATGCTATGTTCTTCTGCATAAATGGAGCAAGGGAGGGATTTCTCAATGGATGCAGACCATTCATTG GTGTTGATGGATGCTTTATTAAGCTCACCACTGGTGCTCAAATCCTAGCTGCCACTGGAAGAGATGGGAATAATAATATTTTCCCACTTGCATTTGCTGTTGTTGGACAAGAGGACACAGCTAACTGGTgttggtttctacagcaactgaAGATATGTCTAGGAGGAGAAGTTGGCAAATTTGGGCCTTATACTATCATGTCTGATAGACAAAAG AATGCTGGGTTTAGGGGGGAAGATCTTAAGAAATGCATGGATAATGCCAGCTATGCCTATAACCAGCACAAGTTTAACATTGCCATGAATGATTTGAAAAATGAGAGTGTGGAAGCTTGGAAGTGGCTAAGTGGAATACCTAAGCACACATGGGCTAGCCATACTTTTGACACTAACTGCAAGACAGACTTGGTTGTTAACAACCTGTCTGAGGTGTTCAACAAGTACATCCTAGATTTTAGGAAAAAAACCTATTAG
- the LOC109742471 gene encoding disease resistance protein Pik-2-like, translating into MAFGLWKRRRGKPTVGANGAKTNTYTMLVMLQVQSLSLLLPASCCLAAPKSQVPTTPPIQQCLSSPLLFASIDAHTTSSKSSTMDAQGALDSLLGRLTTILVDEAKLLGNLHGDVEFIKEEMECMNGVLLHLAEAQHLDRHVRAWMKQVVGLARNCEGNVELYIHSVTDAGHHDRGFLGYLRQIIRYMRTIPERHRIATRIRELKVRAHDVGHRQLRYGITMPPAADQDGAIFMDDDIAVPDGPEAELEDARRRALLVNCSWSEDKEAYEQKIMDDTIKSLLLSEEEPVDELANGESHPRIFLMTWDECSGEDRDFTILVAKKLYEQEISSFSCKARVSHYKLDSVVVLLQEILHQVTSLPAEQEDVPRLEAEKSTETSLGDDEDGEAMQLTKKLEGFLKGKRFLIILYNVYGIEWDTIRSALLHVTAQGSPGSAIVISTEYADLVESPYKILKPQTLLRAFCSKTMELARCFEDSIYHISNILELCHPDVFAMKMFQHLLYVNPGRGKTQLDQFTKTLQGCRDANKSVAKQMVKISYNDLPAKYRSCLLYLTIFPDGDPIRRTTVCTRWIAEGLITSRENHAQDEADSCIDALLSRGLIQPGQISDTGKIKTFTLHRVVREVITMIARDVNFVDTDLPPDLARHLPVHSRTGVQTSHADRSMKAADGNGIVAFLPDLAKSSQWQLMKMLDLEGCRGLKKHHLKSICKIILLKYLSLRNTDITELPKQIEKLQCLETFDIRQTAVQSFATKSIMVPMLKHLLAGQAESPSNNSDGPQDLFTAVRLPSSIRRMEQLETLSHVEASHRLSDLTDVGHLLRLRKLGVILSGKKGALDILFQQIERLHGCLRSLSIQINQPVSKNEDTPCAEEVITLVSPPKLLQSLNIRGIRSDLLMWIAELDQLTKITLSETYLAEDYTRILGKLAALRCLRLRRNSYAGSRLTFKDEEFKSLKSLVVDDGIIINISFDTGAAPKIEAVVWYFATMESISGLLCLPKLKKLELNGDCDPDAVRQELDEEHPNSVDFKHRPGHGHQEDGATVAASTSMSK; encoded by the coding sequence ATGGCGTTTGGGCTGTGGAAGAGACGTCGGGGCAAACCAACGGTTGGTGCAAATGGGGCAAAAACAAATACGTATACAATGTTAGTCATGTTGCAAGTGCAATCCCTTTCACTGCTTCTGCCTGCCTCTTGCTGCCTAGCAGCTCCCAAATCTCAAGTCCCAACCACACCTCCCATCCAGCAGTGTCTCTCATCTCCCTTGCTTTTTGCTTCCATTGATGCACACACCACATCCTCCAAATCAAGCACGATGGACGCCCAAGGTGCCCTCGACTCGCTCCTCGGCCGCCTCACCACCATCCTCGTGGACGAGGCAAAACTGCTCGGCAACCTCCATGGCGATGTTGAGTTCATCAAGGAGGAGATGGAGTGCATGAATGGCGTGCTCCTCCACCTCGCGGAGGCTCAACACCTCGATCGCCATGTTCGCGCTTGGATGAAGCAAGTCGTTGGCCTCGCCCGCAACTGCGAGGGCAACGTCGAGCTCTACATCCACAGTGTCACGGATGCTGGCCACCATGACCGTGGCTTCCTTGGCTACTTGCGGCAGATCATCCGGTATATGCGTACCATCCCGGAGCGGCATCGGATTGCGACGCGGATACGTGAGCTTAAGGTCAGGGCGCACGATGTGGGCCACAGGCAGCTGAGGTATGGTATCACCATGCCACCGGCTGCTGACCAGGACGGCGCGATATTCATGGATGACGACATAGCAGTCCCCGACGGACCAGAAGCCGAGCTGGAAGATGCTCGGAGACGCGCTCTTCTTGTCAATTGTTCGTGGTCGGAGGACAAAGAGGCTTATGAACAGAAAATCATGGATGATACCATCAAGTCCCTGCTGTTGTCTGAGGAGGAACCTGTTGATGAACTAGCAAATGGGGAATCACACCCGAGGATATTCCTGATGACCTGGGATGAATGTTCCGGAGAGGATAGGGATTTCACAATTCTTGTAGCTAAGAAACTATATGAGCAGGAAATCAGCTCATTTAGTTGCAAAGCCCGGGTCAGCCATTACAAATTGGATTCTGTGGTGGTATTACTGCAGGAAATACTGCACCAAGTGACGTCCCTTCCAGCTGAACAAGAAGACGTGCCCAGGTTGGAAGCGGAGAAGAGTACAGAAACATCACTGGGTGATGACGAGGACGGCGAGGCAATGCAACTCACCAAGAAACTTGAGGGGTTCCTCAAAGGTAAACGATTCTTGATCATTCTTTATAATGTCTATGGTATAGAATGGGATACCATAAGGTCTGCCCTGTTACATGTTACTGCTCAAGGCTCTCCTGGTAGCGCTATTGTCATTAGCACAGAGTATGCTGATTTAGTGGAGTCCCCCTATAAAATCCTCAAGCCACAAACTCTATTACGTGCTTTCTGCAGTAAAACCATGGAGCTTGCTAGATGTTTTGAAGATTCTATATATCATATATCGAATATTTTAGAATTATGTCACCCCGATGTCTTTGCAATGAAGATGTTCCAACATCTTCTGTATGTTAACCCTGGAAGAGGTAAAACACAGCTAGACCAATTTACAAAAACCTTACAGGGTTGTCGAGATGCAAACAAAAGTGTCGCAAAGCAAATGGTGAAGATCTCCTACAATGACCTGCCTgccaagtacaggagctgcttgTTGTACCTGACCATCTTCCCAGATGGTGACCCCATTAGGAGAACAACCGTGTGTACAAGATGGATAGCCGAAGGGCTGATAACGTCAAGGGAGAATCATGCACAAGATGAAGCCGATTCCTGTATCGATGCACTCCTCTCAAGGGGTCTCATTCAACCTGGGCAGATTAGTGACACGGGCAAGATCAAGACCTTTACATTGCATCGTGTTGTTCGTGAAGTCATCACCATGATTGCTAGAGATGTTAACTTTGTGGACACGGACCTACCACCCGATTTGGCTCGCCACCTTCCTGTTCACAGTAGAACTGGGGTGCAAACATCTCATGCCGATCGTTCCATGAAAGCAGCTGATGGCAATGGCATTGTGGCATTTCTTCCAGACTTGGCAAAGTCATCTCAGTGGCAGCTTATGAAGATGCTGGATCTTGAAGGTTGTAGAGGTTTAAAGAAGCACCATTTGAAAAGCATCTGCAAAATAATACTGCTCAAGTATTTGAGCCTCAGGAACACAGATATTACTGAACTGCCCAAGCAGATCGAGAAGTTGCAGTGTCTGGAGACCTTTGACATCCGGCAAACAGCGGTACAGTCATTCGCCACTAAATCGATCATGGTTCCAATGCTAAAGCATCTACTTGCTGGTCAGGCTGAGTCTCCAAGCAACAATTCCGATGGGCCTCAAGATTTGTTTACGGCGGTGCGCCTTCCCAGCAGCATCAGAAGAATGGAACAATTGGAGACACTATCCCATGTTGAAGCTTCCCACCGTTTGAGTGATTTAACTGATGTTGGCCATCTGTTACGGCTGAGGAAACTGGGTGTGATTCTTTCTGGTAAGAAAGGCGCTTTGGATATTTTGTTCCAGCAGATTGAAAGATTACACGGTTGCCTCCGCTCTTTGTCAATCCAGATCAACCAACCGGTTTCCAAAAATGAGGATACTCCTTGTGCAGAGGAGGTGATCACATTAGTCTCGCCTCCAAAACTTCTTCAGAGCCTAAACATTAGAGGCATCAGGAGTGATCTTCTCATGTGGATTGCAGAGCTTGATCAACTTACTAAGATAACACTGAGCGAGACCTACCTGGCAGAGGATTACACACGCATCCTTGGCAAGCTTGCAGCTCTGCGTTGCCTCAGGCTTCGGCGCAATTCATACGCCGGAAGCAGGCTCACTTTCAAGGATGAAGAGTTCAAGAGCCTCAAGTCATTGGTCGTCGATGACGGCATCATCATCAACATTAGCTTTGACACCGGAGCGGCTCCCAAGATCGAGGCCGTTGTGTGGTATTTCGCCACAATGGAGTCTATTTCTGGACTCCTCTGCCTTCCCAAACTGAAGAAGCTCGAGCTCAATGGTGATTGTGACCCTGATGCAGTGAGACAAGAACTTGATGAAGAGCACCCCAACAGTGTTGATTTCAAGCACAGGCCAGGCCATGGACATCAAGAAGATGGAGCTACTGTTGCTGCCTCCACCTCCATGAGCAAGTGA
- the LOC109742767 gene encoding G-type lectin S-receptor-like serine/threonine-protein kinase SD2-5 codes for MELGGSTSTSLSRTGTIHTAIIVENDDMCAMSWRLVSSHILESRGELLRLSVLLRWPNHRISVHQRHSNEAQAHALTVRVHALVEDAGVGGRRTMRWARRDDGAQPHRQQNQVHGVPAAKLEGQSKWRGTEESSVEAMTRDDVAIRERLEAPKANSSIRKEMPSERSKEHFFSFVVQNLPPNMDSSLLHRFFTKHGEVSTAEVTSPRMGRVTIAMVAVDRPDEAEAILNGLVLNGYTLIVSVCTAKSKLSVSKLPVTWTSADEDNGPCQFQLCITSGVSESDTILSLSRMHKTTVLVSAKNFRRDESRIRKEPVKWLCGVCEKVTRESPCPLAFMPAQLSESLTISESPKPLTLVTILFLIPSDPAIFRAISSSPPAVQFHQLCTYLLEQSSTMHHATLFLFILVAAPPFLSTVKTLNYPNTTTKLSTVWINDATDGALDMRPILISSQQDPSRGGGAFAAGFLCVSTPTCNMSLFGVFIVTKEYGSWTSSTYPAATVWSANRARPVRMNATLELTSNGNLVLMDADGSHIWSSNSSGRSVTGMVINEFGNLALVDQRSATVWQSFDHPTDTLVHGQSLVEDRYGGISLPATKSNQYMRLESDGHLRLYDWANGSILYEVMQINDCDYPTVCGEYGICIESQCVCPYENSFFKPVDERQPNLGCTPLTPISCQEKQRHRLLTLSSIYYFDKNYTVVNAKSLAQCKKACLKNCSCRAVIFSYYHNDSYGECMWVTKVFSLQSMQPGDDDVYSSTAYLKVQIDENKNNVMLGATLGGISALLLLAIVVGFYLKRRKKYEEKDDFDFDQLPGMPTRFSFEKMIECTEGFIKKLGEGGFGMVFEGKLGEDTVAVKRLEEKSERLLVYEYMSRGSLDRWIYYRHNNAPLDWCTRCRIILDIAKGLCYLHEECRQKIAHLDIKPQNILLDESFNAKVADFGLCKLIDRDQSKVVTMMRGTPGYLAPEWLTSRITEKVDVYSFGVVIMEIVSGRKNIDTSEPEENVQLIKLLREKATDNQMIDLVDKHSDDMVSHQDEVIKMMKLAIWCLQHDSIRRPSMSVVIKALEGAIIIETFDANSIMHVQDNPSTYSVTSRTTMLSGPR; via the exons ATGGAGCTCGGTGGCTCGACATCGACATCGCTCTCGCGCACCG GAACCATCCACACCGCCATTATTGTTGAAAACGATGACATGTGCGCTATGTCATGGCGTCTCGTCTCCAGCCACATACTTGAATCCCGCGGCGAGTTGCTGCGACTGTCCGTCCTACTCCGTTGGCCCAATCACCGGATCTCGGTGCATCAGCGCCACAGCAACGAGGCACAGGCGCACGCACTCACGGTCAGGGTGCACGCACTCGTGGAAGATGCCGGCGTAGGTGGTAGACGTACGATGCGGTGGGCGAGGAGGGACGACGGC GCACAACCTCATCGACAACAAAACCAAGTTCATGGAGTACCTGCCGCTAAATTGGAGGGGCAGTCAAAATGGCGCGG GACAGAGGAGAGCAGTGTTGAGGCCATGACAAGAGATGATGTG GCAATTAGAGAAAGGCTGGAGGCTCCAAAGGCAAATAGCTCTATCCGCAAGGAGATGCCATCGGAACGGTCCAAGGAACACTTCTTCAGTTTCGTCGTGCAGAACTTGCCTCCAAACATGGATAGCTCTTTGTTGCACCGCTTCTTTACCAAGCATGGTGAAGTTTCCACTGCCGAGGTGACCTCACCTAGGATGGGACGTGTTACCATAGCAATGGTGGCGGTGGACAGGCCGGATGAGGCCGAGGCCATCCTCAATGGGTTGGTACTAAATGGCTATACCCTCATAGTGAGTGTTTGTACCGCAAAGTCCAAGTTGTCGGTGTCCAAGTTGCCAGTGACATG GACAAGTGCTGATGAAGATAACGGCCCTTGTCAGTTTCAGCTTTGCATAACATCAGGTGTAAGTGAGAGTGACA CTATTCTCAGTCTGTCAAGGATGCACAAGACCACAGTACTTGTGTCTGCGAAGAACTTTAGACGTGATGAATCCCGTATTCGCAAGGAACCAGTCAAATGGTTATGCGGTGTGTGTGAGAAAGTCACAAGAGAATCTCCATG CCCACTAGCATTCATGCCGGCACAGCTTAGCGAGTCATTGACGATTTCTGAGAGCCCCAAACCGCTCACCCTTGTGACCATCTTGTTCCTCATCCCCAGCGACCCCGCTATCTTCCGGGCGATCTCATCCTCTCCACCAGCGGTGCAGTTTCATCAG CTTTGTACCTACCTACTcgagcagtccagcaccatgcaCCATGCGACTCTCTTCCTCTTCATACTTGTAGCTGCACCACCCTTTCTCTCCACGGTGAAGACCTTGAACTATCCAAATACAACAACCAAACTCTCGACAGTGTGGATCAATGACGCAACTGACGGTGCACTCGACATGCGCCCCATTCTCATCAGTTCACAACAAGATCCCTCGCGCGGTGGAGGCGCCTTTGCCGCAGGATTCTTATGTGTCTCCACCCCTACATGCAACATGTCCCTTTTTGGCGTCTTCATTGTCACTAAAGAATATGGCTCATGGACCAGCAGCACCTATCCTGCGGCGACGGTTTGGTCGGCCAACCGAGCTCGCCCTGTCAGGATGAATGCCACCCTTGAGCTTACCTCCAACGGAAACTTGGTCCTCATGGATGCTGATGGTAGCCACATCTGGTCAAGCAACAGCTCGGGCCGGTCTGTAACCGGCATGGTGATCAATGAGTTCGGCAATCTGGCGTTAGTTGATCAGAGAAGTGCAACAGTGTGGCAGTCATTTGATCATCCTACCGACACATTGGTCCATGGGCAGTCACTTGTGGAAG ATAGGTACGGTGGTATCTCATTGCCAGCAACCAAATCCAACCAATACATGAGACTAGAGTCAGATGGACACTTGAGGTTGTACGACTGGGCTAATGGATCAATTTTGTATGAAGTAATGCAAATAAATGATTGTGATTACCCAACAGTTTGTGGGGAGTACGGCATATGTATCGAGAGCCAATGTGTTTGTCCATATGAGAACTCTTTCTTCAAGCCGGTGGACGAACGACAACCAAATCTTGGTTGCACACCATTAACTCCAATCTCTTGTCAAGAAAAACAACGGCATCGGCTATTGACCCTTTCCTCCATTTATTACTTTGATAAGAACTACACAGTAGTGAATGCCAAAAGCCTCGCTCAGTGTAAGAAAGCCTGCTTGAAGAACTGCTCTTGCAGGGCCGTTATCTTCAGTTATTACCACAACGATTCATATGGAGAATGTATGTGGGTGACAAAGGTCTTCTCGTTGCAATCAATGCAGCCTGGTGATGATGATGTCTACAGCTCCACTGCTTACCTCAAGGTGCAGATTGATGAAAACAAAAATAATGTGATGTTAGGTGCTACACTTGGAGGTATTAGTGCTCTTCTACTGCTTGCCATTGTTGTCGGTTTTTATCTAAAGAGGAGGAAAAAATATGAAGAGAAAgatgattttgattttgatcaaTTACCTGGCATGCCGACGAGGTTTTCATTTGAAAAGATGATCGAATGCACCGAAGGGTTCATTAAGAAGCTCGGAGAAGGTGGGTTTGGGATGGTTTTTGAAGGGAAATTGGGTGAAGATACAGTTGCGGTGAAACGTCTGGAAG AGAAGTCTGAGAGGCTTCTGGTATATGAATATATGTCAAGAGGGTCACTTGATAGGTGGATCTATTATCGCCATAACAACGCCCCTCTTGATTGGTGCACTCGGTGTAGGATCATTCTTGATATCGCTAAGGGCCTATGTTATCTTCATGAGGAGTGTAGGCAAAAAATAGCTCATTTGGATATCAAACCACAAAATATTCTCTTGGATGAGAGCTTTAATGCCAAAGTTGCTGATTTTGGACTATGCAAGCTAATAGATAGGGATCAGAGCAAAGTAGTAACTATGATGAGAGGAACACCAGGATATTTGGCACCTGAATGGTTAACATCGAGGATCACTGAAAAAGTTGATGTCTACAGCTTTGGAGTTGTTATCATGGAAATAGTAAGTGGAAGGAAAAATATTGACACCTCTGAACCTGAGGAGAATGTTCAACTCATAAAATTGCTACGAGAAAAGGCTACAGACAATCAAATGATTGATCTGGTTGACAAGCACAGTGATGATATGGTCTCACACCAGGATGAAGTTATTAAAATGATGAAGCTTGCAATATGGTGCCTGCAACATGACAGCATTCGAAGGCCTTCGATGTCAGTCGTGATCAAAGCATTGGAAGGTGCGATTATCATAGAAACTTTTGATGCCAATTCAATAATGCATGTTCAAGATAATCCATCAACATATTCAGTTACATCTCGGACAACAATGCTATCTGGCCCAAGGTGA
- the LOC109742453 gene encoding oligoribonuclease isoform X1: MSKPENMFSLLNLDGEDDAGNDSEVNQTFSTSAKETAARKPDKGVQNDTTVVSNNGGTLASSSGGYRMPLVWIDLEMTGLDISKDRILEIACIVTDGKLTKQIEGPNLVISQSKACLDNMNEWCKTHHASSGLTERVLQSEISEGDAEKQVLDFLMKHVGSDTPSIAGNSVYVDLLFLKKYMPRLAAIFSHVIVDVSSIMALCTRWYPKERKQTPRKGKSHRAMDDIKESIAELKYYKGNIFKPQKSKK; the protein is encoded by the exons ATGAGCAAGCCTGAGAACATGTTCTCACTTCTTAATCTTGATGGTGAAGATGATGCAGGGAATGATAGCGAAGTGAACCAAACGTTTTCTACCAGCGCAAAAGAAACTGCTGCCCGCAAACCTG ATAAAGGTGTGCAAAATGACACAACTGTTGTAAGCAATAATGGAGGAACTCTTGCATCATCATCTGGTGGTTACAGGATGCCTTTAGTGTGGATAGACCTGGAAATGACTG GTTTGGATATTTCGAAAGATCGGATATTGGAGATAGCTTGCATTGTAACAGATGGTAAACTTACAAAACAAATAGAG GGTCCTAACTTGGTTATAAGTCAGAGCAAAGCTTGCTTAGATAATATGAATGAATGGTGTAAAACCCATCATGCATCTAGTG GATTGACAGAGAGGGTACTGCAGAGTGAGATTTCTGAGGGTGACGCGGAGAAACAA GTGTTAGACTTCCTCATGAAGCATGTAGGTTCAGACACTCCATCAATAGCTGGGAATTCAGTTTACGTAGATTTACTATTTCTAAAG AAGTATATGCCACGGCTTGCAGCCATCTTCTCTCACGTGATTGTTGATGTGAGCAGTATCATGGCTTTGTGCACCCGGTGGTACCCTAAAG AAAGGAAGCAAACTCCTAGGAAAGGAAAAAGCCACAGGGCGATGGACGATATCAAAGAGAGCATCGCCGAACTGAAATACTACAAGGGCAACATCTTCAAACCACAGAAATCTAAAAAGTAG
- the LOC109742453 gene encoding oligoribonuclease isoform X2, protein MSKPENMFSLLNLDGEDDAGNDSEVNQTFSTSAKETAARKPDKGVQNDTTVVSNNGGTLASSSGGYRMPLVWIDLEMTGLDISKDRILEIACIVTDGLTERVLQSEISEGDAEKQVLDFLMKHVGSDTPSIAGNSVYVDLLFLKKYMPRLAAIFSHVIVDVSSIMALCTRWYPKERKQTPRKGKSHRAMDDIKESIAELKYYKGNIFKPQKSKK, encoded by the exons ATGAGCAAGCCTGAGAACATGTTCTCACTTCTTAATCTTGATGGTGAAGATGATGCAGGGAATGATAGCGAAGTGAACCAAACGTTTTCTACCAGCGCAAAAGAAACTGCTGCCCGCAAACCTG ATAAAGGTGTGCAAAATGACACAACTGTTGTAAGCAATAATGGAGGAACTCTTGCATCATCATCTGGTGGTTACAGGATGCCTTTAGTGTGGATAGACCTGGAAATGACTG GTTTGGATATTTCGAAAGATCGGATATTGGAGATAGCTTGCATTGTAACAGATG GATTGACAGAGAGGGTACTGCAGAGTGAGATTTCTGAGGGTGACGCGGAGAAACAA GTGTTAGACTTCCTCATGAAGCATGTAGGTTCAGACACTCCATCAATAGCTGGGAATTCAGTTTACGTAGATTTACTATTTCTAAAG AAGTATATGCCACGGCTTGCAGCCATCTTCTCTCACGTGATTGTTGATGTGAGCAGTATCATGGCTTTGTGCACCCGGTGGTACCCTAAAG AAAGGAAGCAAACTCCTAGGAAAGGAAAAAGCCACAGGGCGATGGACGATATCAAAGAGAGCATCGCCGAACTGAAATACTACAAGGGCAACATCTTCAAACCACAGAAATCTAAAAAGTAG